The sequence GCAACGAAGGGCCCCCTGGCGCGCGCGCTGGCGTGATGGATCGCCCGCGCAAAGGCTTCCTTGCCGGTGCCGGTCTCGCCGGTCAGCAACAGCGGAATGTCGCGATCGAGCACGCGCCGCAGCTTCTGGACGGAGCGTTGCAGACCTGAGTCCTCCCCGGCCAAGTGTTCAAGCGTCGGCTCTGCCGGAACGACGCTCAGACCACGCTCGTTCCTGGCGCGCCGCGTGGCGGTGGCCGGCATACGCAGCGTGACCTCCAGCACAGGCCCGCCGGCCAGCCGTAGATTCGCGGCGCGCTGGCCACCCTGCGTCAGGGTTATCAGCTCATCCAGGGACGTCGACAAGACATCCTGAACCGCCACCCCCAGCAGCGCGCTCCCTTGGTCGGCGGCCACAAAAGCCGCGCGGTTGGCTCCGAGAATTCGGCCCGCCGCATCAAGCGCCAACAACCGCTCGTTGCCCAGGTCGCCGACATCACCGCCCAAGGTCAGCATTGCGTAACTGGCATAGCGCTGGCGGAAGCTGGCGTTCTCGATGAGTCGCGCGTACAGGCTCACCAACTGCAGTGTCAGATACTGCGCCTGCTTCGGCCCACCACTGTTGAGGCAGGAGGCATTGAGACACCCCAGCAACGCACCCTGAGGATCGAACAGCGGCGCCACCGAGCAACTCAACATGGCGTTGCTGCTGAGAAAATGCTCGTCCCGGTGGATAATCAGCGGCTGGCCCGCGGCCAGCCCCGTACCGATACCGTTGGTCCCTACCAGCGACTCGTCCCAGCAACTGCCGACCACCAGCCCCGAGTCCGCATAGGGGCTGTACTCTCCAGGCAGCCGTGCATCGAGCGTGATACCGCGGCGATCACTGAGCAGTACCGCAAACCCCGCTGGGTTCAGGCGCCGCGACAGCCCTTCCATGCCCTGGCTCGCAATGGCCAGAAAGTCATGGTGCTCTTCTTGATGCAGGCGGATCTCGTGATGTTCAAGCTGAACGTGAGAAGCGGATCGAGCGGGATCGAGCCCGTGCTCATGGATGCTGCGGTACCAGGATTCGGCAATCAACCGATCCGGATTGGATCCTCGGTCGGCGAAATGCGTGGCGACGAATGCGGAGAGTTCGGTTGGAAGCTCTGATGGCGAACGCGCGATCATGCGGGACTCCAAACAAGGCGCCGAGTCGGGCCAAGCGTAATTGTTCGTAACGGCTGTGCAAACAGCCAAAACCAAGCCTAGCACGGCCGCTTCGCGCCGCACCGCCCGAGCCGTTTATTCGAGTCAACAGCTTCGGTAGTTCGGGAGGTGAGATTGGCCACCCAGGGCTGCGGCAAGATTGGCATCGGCTGCGCAAGCCAAGCGGCTACATGCCATGCGGCTCAATTGCTCGTTGGCTAGCCTCCGGGGGTTTCGCCCTCATGATGAGACTGTGCCAAACAGCGACATGGGATCACCGGAGGGCTGAGTCTTTCCTCTCCCGTGAGGCCCCGCGTGCCGTCTGGTTCATATCGCTCGTCCTGTTCGGCGAAAAAAATCGTGCGCCGCTCGAAGCCGGTTATCCACCGGCGGACAATCTGCCGACTGGGCCTGCACGCAGCTTCTGTGCCTGGATATAGGCTTCCTTGGACGGCGACAAATGTTCACGACACAGCGATACCAACGCGTCCACGTCGCCGCCTCGCAAGGCGTTTATCAACGCCCAGTGGTCCTGCCGAGAGCGTTCGAGTTGGGTCGGCATGGCGATGGTCGACGAGCGCATCGAGTGGGCTCGCTGCGCATGATTGCTGATGGCCTCGACCAGTACCGGGTTCTCCGCCAGGCTGAACAGCTCTCGGTGAAAGCGCACGTTCAGGCGAAATACCTGGCGTAGATCGCCACGCTCCACCGCATCATCATGGGCGTGCTGGATCGCCAGCAGCGTCTGCAGGCGGTCTTCGGGGACCGGCAGCTGGATAAGCCGGACACAGTGGGTTTCCAGCAGCTCGCGGACCTCGTAGAGATGCTCGACCTCCTCGATCGTATAGGCCTTCACCAGTGCGCCAATATTGCGTTTGCGTTCGACGAGCCCCATTTGTTCGAGTTCGGCGAGCACGTTACGTACCGCATGGCGCTTGAGCCCGAAGCGCGCCATCAGGTCGTCCTCGACCAGGCGCTCGCGCGGGTGCAGCGTGCCGAGCACGATCTCTTCTTCCAGCGTTTCGATGACCGAGTGCGGGCTGATACCTGCATCGGAAACCGGCGTTACTTGCGTTTCATCCAAGGGCGTTTCCAGCGGCTGATCGAACTTACCTGGAGGACTATAGAGGGATTCTGAAACGGCCTCAACGGAGGCGCCCGCATGGGTTGCCACGGTATTCATATCGTGGCTAAATGCGCCCATCAGATTATTGATAATAATATCGACAAAGGTGGAATCCGATGGTGGACAAGAAAACAGACGATGCCGTGGTCGTACCGACGGGCCTGCGCAAGGGGCTCACGAATTACGGGGATACCGGCTTCTCGCTCTTTTTGCGCAAGGCGTTCATCAAGGGCGCCGGCTATACGGACGATGCGCTGGACCGCACCATCGTTGGCATCGTCAACACCGGTAGCGGTTACAACCCTTGCCACGGCAACGCACCGCAACTGATCGAGGCGGTCAAACGCGGCGTGATGCTGGCCGGCGGACTCGCAATCGACTTCCCCACCATCTCCATCGGTGAAAGCTTTTCCACGCCGACCAGCATGTACTTGCGCAACCTGATGTCGATGGACACGGAAGAAATGATCCGGGCACAGCCCATGGACGCCGTGGTGCTCATTGGTGGCTGCGACAAGACCGTACCGGCACAGCTGATGGGCGCCGCCTCGGCAAACATCCCCACCGTGCAACTGATCACCGGCTCCATGTTGACGGGCGGCCACCGTGGCGTGCGCGTCGGTGCCTGTACCGATTGCCGACGTTACTGGGGACAGTACCGTGGCGAGGAGATCGACGAGGCTGAGATCGTCGAGGTCAATTCGAAGCTGGTTGCCAGTGTCGGAACCTGCTCGGTCATGGGGACCGCCAGCACCATGGCTTGTATCGGCGAGGCGCTGGGAATCGTGTTGCCCGGTGGAGCGACGCCGCCGGCTGTTACCTCCGATCGCATGCGCATTGCCGAACTCACCGGCAAGCAAGCCGTCGAAATGGCCCGCAGCCAACTCACGCCCGACAAGATCCTCACGCCCAAGGCGTTCGAGAACGCCCTGCGCGTGCTGCTGGCCATCGGTGGCTCCACCAACGGGATCGTGCACCTGACCGCCATTGCCGGACGCATGGGCTATGACATCGACCTGGAGGCGTTCGATCGCATGAGCCGGGACACTCCGGTACTGGTCGACCTCAAGCCGTCCGGGCAGCACTACATGGAAGATCTTCATCGCGCAGGCGGCCTGCAGACGGTACTGCGCGAACTGCGTCCGTTGCTCCATCTCGACGCGCTGACCGTAACCGGTCGCACATTGGGCGAAGAGCTGGACCAGGTGCCGGCATTCAAGCAGGACGTGGTGCGCAGCGTGAAGGACCCGATCTATCCGGTCGGTGGCATCGCGTTTTTGCGCGGCAGCCTTGCGCCCGAAGGCGCCATCATCAAGCAATCGGCCGCCGACGCCACGCTGATGGAGCACGAAGGCCGTGCAGTCGTGTTCGAAAACTCCGAGGATCTGGCCCGGCGCCTGGACGATCCTGACCTGGACGTAAACGCCGACGATGTGCTGGTGCTCAAGAATATCGGCCCGATTGGCGCGCCCGGCATGCCTGAAGCGGGCTACCTGCCGATTCCGAAAAAGCTCGCGCGCGCTGGCGTCAAGGACATGGTGCGGATATCCGACGGCCGCATGAGCGGCACCGCTGCCGGAACCATCGTGCTGCATGTCACGCCGGAGGCTGCATTGGGCGGACCGCTCGCGTTGGTGCGCAGTGGCGATCGGATTCGCTTGAGTGTCTCCGAGCGCCGCATCGACCTGCTGGTAGCCGAGGATGAACTCGAGCGCCGGCGCGCCGCCCTTGTGCTGCCCAAACCCCAGAACGCCGAGCGCGGTTATCGCAAGCTCTTCTTCGAACAGATCACCCAGGCCGACAAAGGCTGCGATTTCGACTTCCTGCGTCCGCCGACCATGCAAGGCCGGGTCCCGGGTGGTTCCAGCGACTGATCTCACTCAGCGCTTGCGCATGCGCCGGGGCACCGGCGCGCTTTTACGCTCCTCACAATAACAATCGGAGTCCGAATGGAAAGTAATGCCCTGATACTGACGGTTACGGCGACCTCGATCGTCGCCCTGCTCTTCCTGATCGTCAAACTTAAATTCCAACCCTTCCTTGCGCTGATTCTGGTCAGTCTCGGCGCAGGGCTCGCCATTGGCATGGCGCCGCAAGACCTCCTCGCATTTATCGTCAAGTCCATGGGCGGCACGCTGGGCTTCGTCGCGTTGATCATCGGACTCGGATCGATGTTCGGCGAGATGCTGCGCGTCTCGGGTGGTTCGGAGCGCCTGGCGCTGACCCTGATCGACAAATGCGGGGATCGCACCGTTCCCTGGGCGTTGGGGCTGGTCGGCTTCCTCGTCTCCATCGCTGTATTCATTGACGTGGCCATCGTCATCCTGGTGCCGCTGATCTACGGCATCGCACGCCGTACCGGCAAGTCGCTGCTCTATTACGGCATCCCGCTGTGCGCAGGGCTAAGCGTGACCCATACCTTTCTTCCGCCAACCCCCGGTCCGATCGCGACGGCCAGCATTCTGGGCGCGGACCTCGGTTGGGTCATCATCTGGGGGGTGATCGCCGGATTGCCTGCGATGGCCGTCGCGGGTCCGATGTTCGGCAAGTTCATTTCGAGCCGTATCTTCGTTCCGGTTCCCGAATACATGGTGACCGGGGAAAGCAAGTTCGATGACCCGAGCAAGCTGCCGGCATTCAAGGGCGTGGTCCTCACCCTGCTGTTGCCGCTGGTGCTGATCCTCGGAAACACCTCGGCCGAGATGCTGCTGGCCGAAGGAAACCCGCTGCGTGACCTGTTCATGTTCATTGGCAACCCGATCATCGCGCTGCTGCTGACGACGCTGCTGACCTTCTGGATATTCGGACATAACCGCGGCTTCACGGCGGACCAGTTGCAGAAGATTGCCACCAAGGCGCTGGAGCCTGCCGGGATCATCATCCTGATCACCGGAGCGGGCGGCGTGTTCGGCAAGGTGCTGGTCGAATCAGGCGTTGGCAAGATTCTCGCCGATGCGATGCAGGACATGAACATGCCGCTCGTGCTGTTCGGATTCGCAACGGCGGCGATCATGCGGATTTCCCAAGGGTCGGGCACCGTGGCGATGATTACCGGCGCAAGCCTGACGGCACCGGTGGCTCAGTTGCTTGGCGCAAGCCCGCAAATGCTGGCGCTGTGCACCATCGCCATTGCCTGTGGTGGCGCCGCCTTCTCGCACGTCAACGACTCGGGCTTCTGGATGGCCAACCGGTACTTCGGCATGAGCGTCTCCGACACGCTGAAATCCTGGACGGTGATGAAAACCATCGTCGGCCTGACCGGCCTCGCTATCTGCCTGGTGATCAGCCTGTTCATCACCTGACCTCATCAGCCGTGCAACGCACCACAGGGAGCCCCGCCGCACGCGGGGCTTTCCATTTCCGGGCCGCGCAGCGCTTCGCTCGTGTCACTGACGACGCACAAACCCCCTCCCCTGGCTATCGGTGCTGCATCACCACGCTGCGGATGTCGACAGCCAACTGTCGGACACGATCCTCGTGGGTGTCCCAGGAGCACATGAAACGCGCGCCACCGACACCAATGAAGGTGTAGAACATCCAGCCGCGACTTCTCAGCGCGTCGAGCGCCGCGGGCGGAATGCTGACGAAGACGCCATTGGCCTCCACGGGAAACATCAGCTCAACCTCCGGCACATCGCTGATCAGTGCGGCGAGCAGTTGCGCGCAGCGATTGGCGTGCTCGGCATATTTCATCCAGGCATGGGTTTCCAGCAACCCGACCCAGGGCGCCGACAGAAAGCGCATCTTGGACGCCAGCTGGCCGGCCTGCTTGCAACGGTACTCGAAGTCCTCGGCGAGATCGCGGTTGAAGAACAGGATGGCTTCGCCCACCGCCATGCCGTTCTTGGTTCCGCCGAAACAGAGCACATCAACGCCCGTTTTCCAGCTCAGCTGCGCAGGCGACAAGCCGAGAAAGGCACAGGCATTGGCAAAGCGCGCACCATCCATATGCAGATGCAAACCCAGCTCCTTGCAGGTATCGCTGATGGCTCGCAGTTCGTCGGGGCGATACACCGTGCCGATTTCGCTGGCTTGCGTAACGCTGACGACGCGTGGCTTGGGGTAATGGATGTCCTTGCGCTTGAGTGCGATCTCACGGATCGCCGTTGGCGTGAGCCTGCCCTGCTCGGTCCTGGCCACCAGCAGCTTCGAGCCGTTGGAGAAGAATTCCGGCGCCCCGCATTCATCGGTCTCGACGTGCGCGATATCGCCACAGATCACGCTGTGATAGCTCTGGCACAACGACGAGAGCGCCAACGAGTTGGCTGCGGTGCCATTGAATGCGAAGAACACCTCGCAATCGGTTTCGAACAGCTGACGGAAGTGATCGGCGGCACGGCTCGTCCATTGGTCGTCTCCGTAGGCCCGATCATGGCCCTGGTTCGCCCGTGCCATGGCGTCCCAGGCTTCCGGGCAGATGCCCGAGTAATTGTCGCTGGCGAATTGCTGATTGGCGGTGGTCATTGGCGCCTCTTGCTAATGGCTGTCTCAGCTATGGATCGGTAAGAAAATCACGGTGTAGAGCCCCAGCGCAGCCAGTACCGAAACCGCCGCGCCGAGCCAGAGCACAGAGGCCGCGTCGGCGTGGATGCGTCCGCTTTTCACGCCGCTGGCACTGCGCATGTAGCGGCGCTGCTGAGTGGTCCAGATGCCCAGCGCGGTGATCAGCGAAAGCGCAACCAGCGTGCCGACGAAGGCGCCGTGATACGGCATCCAACGCAAGAAAAGCGCGCTGACGGTGAGCATGGTGAGCAGCGTTCGACCCCAGGCCAGTG is a genomic window of Stutzerimonas stutzeri containing:
- a CDS encoding sigma-54-dependent Fis family transcriptional regulator → MIARSPSELPTELSAFVATHFADRGSNPDRLIAESWYRSIHEHGLDPARSASHVQLEHHEIRLHQEEHHDFLAIASQGMEGLSRRLNPAGFAVLLSDRRGITLDARLPGEYSPYADSGLVVGSCWDESLVGTNGIGTGLAAGQPLIIHRDEHFLSSNAMLSCSVAPLFDPQGALLGCLNASCLNSGGPKQAQYLTLQLVSLYARLIENASFRQRYASYAMLTLGGDVGDLGNERLLALDAAGRILGANRAAFVAADQGSALLGVAVQDVLSTSLDELITLTQGGQRAANLRLAGGPVLEVTLRMPATATRRARNERGLSVVPAEPTLEHLAGEDSGLQRSVQKLRRVLDRDIPLLLTGETGTGKEAFARAIHHASARARGPFVALNCAAIPESLIESELFGYRAGTFTGASRQGMKGKLEQANGGTLFLDEIGDMPAHLQTRLLRVLAERELVPLGAATPVSLNVQLVCATHRDLPVMVAAGEFREDLYYRLNGLTIRLPALRDRADRVGLIRRVLEREAGHERVELTAEAMERLAAYGWPGNVRQLINVLRCAVALADDGMIGLDCLPPEIMSVPAERSSVVQSLETTRDAAEAAHLQATLEQHGGHVTSAARSLGINRATFYRKLHRYGLTALRK
- a CDS encoding GntR family transcriptional regulator, which encodes MDETQVTPVSDAGISPHSVIETLEEEIVLGTLHPRERLVEDDLMARFGLKRHAVRNVLAELEQMGLVERKRNIGALVKAYTIEEVEHLYEVRELLETHCVRLIQLPVPEDRLQTLLAIQHAHDDAVERGDLRQVFRLNVRFHRELFSLAENPVLVEAISNHAQRAHSMRSSTIAMPTQLERSRQDHWALINALRGGDVDALVSLCREHLSPSKEAYIQAQKLRAGPVGRLSAGG
- a CDS encoding IlvD/Edd family dehydratase, translating into MVDKKTDDAVVVPTGLRKGLTNYGDTGFSLFLRKAFIKGAGYTDDALDRTIVGIVNTGSGYNPCHGNAPQLIEAVKRGVMLAGGLAIDFPTISIGESFSTPTSMYLRNLMSMDTEEMIRAQPMDAVVLIGGCDKTVPAQLMGAASANIPTVQLITGSMLTGGHRGVRVGACTDCRRYWGQYRGEEIDEAEIVEVNSKLVASVGTCSVMGTASTMACIGEALGIVLPGGATPPAVTSDRMRIAELTGKQAVEMARSQLTPDKILTPKAFENALRVLLAIGGSTNGIVHLTAIAGRMGYDIDLEAFDRMSRDTPVLVDLKPSGQHYMEDLHRAGGLQTVLRELRPLLHLDALTVTGRTLGEELDQVPAFKQDVVRSVKDPIYPVGGIAFLRGSLAPEGAIIKQSAADATLMEHEGRAVVFENSEDLARRLDDPDLDVNADDVLVLKNIGPIGAPGMPEAGYLPIPKKLARAGVKDMVRISDGRMSGTAAGTIVLHVTPEAALGGPLALVRSGDRIRLSVSERRIDLLVAEDELERRRAALVLPKPQNAERGYRKLFFEQITQADKGCDFDFLRPPTMQGRVPGGSSD
- a CDS encoding gluconate:H+ symporter; its protein translation is MESNALILTVTATSIVALLFLIVKLKFQPFLALILVSLGAGLAIGMAPQDLLAFIVKSMGGTLGFVALIIGLGSMFGEMLRVSGGSERLALTLIDKCGDRTVPWALGLVGFLVSIAVFIDVAIVILVPLIYGIARRTGKSLLYYGIPLCAGLSVTHTFLPPTPGPIATASILGADLGWVIIWGVIAGLPAMAVAGPMFGKFISSRIFVPVPEYMVTGESKFDDPSKLPAFKGVVLTLLLPLVLILGNTSAEMLLAEGNPLRDLFMFIGNPIIALLLTTLLTFWIFGHNRGFTADQLQKIATKALEPAGIIILITGAGGVFGKVLVESGVGKILADAMQDMNMPLVLFGFATAAIMRISQGSGTVAMITGASLTAPVAQLLGASPQMLALCTIAIACGGAAFSHVNDSGFWMANRYFGMSVSDTLKSWTVMKTIVGLTGLAICLVISLFIT
- a CDS encoding threonine aldolase family protein, whose amino-acid sequence is MTTANQQFASDNYSGICPEAWDAMARANQGHDRAYGDDQWTSRAADHFRQLFETDCEVFFAFNGTAANSLALSSLCQSYHSVICGDIAHVETDECGAPEFFSNGSKLLVARTEQGRLTPTAIREIALKRKDIHYPKPRVVSVTQASEIGTVYRPDELRAISDTCKELGLHLHMDGARFANACAFLGLSPAQLSWKTGVDVLCFGGTKNGMAVGEAILFFNRDLAEDFEYRCKQAGQLASKMRFLSAPWVGLLETHAWMKYAEHANRCAQLLAALISDVPEVELMFPVEANGVFVSIPPAALDALRSRGWMFYTFIGVGGARFMCSWDTHEDRVRQLAVDIRSVVMQHR
- a CDS encoding DUF202 domain-containing protein, with product MHVSFRRRLEPKSPRPPLHEDPGLQPERTSLAWGRTLLTMLTVSALFLRWMPYHGAFVGTLVALSLITALGIWTTQQRRYMRSASGVKSGRIHADAASVLWLGAAVSVLAALGLYTVIFLPIHS